The Coregonus clupeaformis isolate EN_2021a chromosome 35, ASM2061545v1, whole genome shotgun sequence genome includes the window GCACAATTTTACTGTACAAAATGACAAGAGAATATGTCCAAACAATAAAAAATTGAGACATGCAAAACATTCCACACAatcatatctacaacatgtaAAAACTTTTGAGATGTCAATTGAAAAACCTTTTAGACATCAACTGAAACATGTCAGTGTATGAATATAGTTGCAGGTTGAAAAATAGAGGTCTGAAGCAACGGGGACAGTGCAGGCAACTGACAGTAGGCAGGACTCCCCACAGTAGTGAGATCTAAGTAAGAAGTGCATAGAGCAGTGTCATTCATTGTTCAACTCAATGTATTATCAATAATATTAGAAACATACAATATTTATTTTAAAAGGTTGCAAGTGTTATACTCCCATTGGGAGTGCAAGAAATACAAATGTTGAGTCCTTTCAAAATGTGCATTATCTTATTATAATGGAAAAATGCCACAGGAACATAAGACAGTGGTCCTTTCCAATAACGTTTCTCTCATTCACACAGCCATAACACGTTATTAGTTACAGTCATGATTATATGGTACCACTTTGCATACCATCAGCCTGTGAACATCTTTCAGAATGAGATCATAATTCAGAAGTCTACTGTACCTGTGTTTCACTTCTTCCTCAGTCTCTTCATGAATGTCACCTCATCTCTGTTTCTGATCCCATAACTGACAAGAAAACAACACAATAAATGTTGTTTTCAGTTAACAAAAGCAGTGCATTATGTAATATAATCACAATGGTGTTTGATTGAAACTTACTCCTTTAGTTTCATTTTGTCATCATCAAGCTTCTCTCCTTGAAATACGAGATGAAAGGTTCTCCATACGTATCTCCTGCACAAGAAAAGcaaaactctgtgtgtgtgtgtgtgtaactatacttgtggggaccagaagtccccagaagaatagtaaacaaacaaaaatttgaccaactggggacattttgttagtacCCACAAGgtgaaatgctatttctaggggggttagggttaaggttataattagtgttagggttaggagctagggttagttttcgggttaggttttcgggttaaggttagggtaagggtatgggaaaataggattttgaatgggactgaattgtgtgtccccacaaggttagttgtacaagactgtgtgtgtgtgtgtgtgtgtgtgtgtgtgtgtgtgtgtgtgtgtgtgtgtgtgtgtgtgtgtgtgtgtgtgtgttaccagctGACATGCTTCACCCCTCCCTCCCGTTGCTGTTTAAGCTCCATAAACCTCTGGATGGCTTTCTTCAAATCCAGCACCGTAGCATTCTGCACCACCACTATGGCTGAACAACACACATTGGAATTTCACTTACACACACATTAGTATAATTCATTTGACCTGCTCAAAGAGGGGAAAAAAAAGGTATTCTACTTAGAAAGATCAGCCAGAAACTCACGCATTACTTCGCCATCCGCTTTGCATACACGGACAGTCATGGCCTGGCCATACTCCAGGGCAACCTGGGAATTCACCTCCTCCAGAGTCACCTGCAGGAAAGTGACAGAAAGTAGTGAAAAATTGGTTAGGCTGGAGGACTTTACATCATCAAATAGATACATTTCACCAGTATGGATTAGGTCACCAACCTGAATGGGAAGGTCACAAAGTAGAGGGTCCTGTACAAGGCGAGCCAGTCCTTCTTCAAAGATGTCCAGGAATTCAGAGTGTGGCAAtgcttcttcatcctcctcctcatcttcctcttcaaCCTCCTCTGGTTGTGCATCCTCCACTTGGCTCATCTTTCCCTCTGCCTGTCCTAACTCCTCTTCCTTTACAGACAGTCCCTTATCCAGGTGAAGGGACTGGGTCTCCTCCCCCATCATTTCCACTGTGAATAGGAGTTTGTAGCTAAAGTTGCTGACCAGTttatgttagctaactagctatttcATGCaagattagctagctagctaaactaagATTGTCACACGTTATACTCAAAGTGTACAGTAAAATATATATTACGTGATTACTAAAACATACATAAACTGTAgcttaaaaataaaaaaggctACTTGGTTAAGACTGAAGCTCTGCAATCCATGCTAAAATGTTTAGCTACAGGCATGTACGTCAGTTACAACATACCGGAGTCAAACTAGCCCGAGTGGAGGTTCCGACTAGGGATACTGCTATTTCTATCATAATTGCTCCATTTCTAGGGCTTTTTTGCTAATATAATACAATATGGTTTACTTTAAATATAAATTGAAATTATTTTAACAAAGAACCATAAAGAAAGAGCATATTTCTCAACATCAAATTTTGTTTCTTACGGAACCTTTTTAGATGTAACCAACGTTTCGCACGAGCGTGGATGTCAACAACGTTGTCAGGAATTTCGTCATTTAGCTAAATGATTGAAATATATGTATCAACTTAGCTACATTGTGAGAGTGATTGTGCTGACGAATTTAGTGAAGAGAATATGCTTCTGTTTTGTCCAACATGTGGGAATGTGTTGATTGTAGAGGAAGGACAGAAATGCTATCGATTCGCCTGCAACACATGTCCGTACGTGCATAACATAACTAGGAAGGTAAAACTAACTTTTACTTAATTCCTAGACTTATAGCCAAGTAACTGATATCTGTCATGTATTATCTCTTACAATGTATCATTTTAAAACGTATTGATACATCAACATGTCCATCTTTCCCATAGGTAAACAACAGGAAGTATCCCAAACTGAAAGAGGTTGATGATGTGCTTGGTGGAGCTGCAGCCTGGGAAAATGTGGATTCCACGCCAGGTAAGTTACCAAATCACCTGCACAATTTAGCTAACATTTCAATCATTCTGTGGTCACCCATGCCTAAGATGATAGAACACTGGCTGGATTGTAGCCCAAAGGCCGGCAGATGGCATAGctggattggatttgccccacCTCTTCTGTCCTGTGTCCACCACCAGACCTATAGAGGACAGGTGGTCCTAATGGGCAATATTCACTCTTACTTATAGCCAAGTATGTATTTACTGTAACCCTCGTGTTTGTGTTCTTTAGAAAAATGTCCCAAGTGTGAGCACCCCCGAGCATTCTTCATGCAGATTCAGACCAGATCTGCTGATGAACCGATGACAACCTTCTACAAATGCTGCAATTATGAGTGTGGACATCGCTGGAGAGACTAAACTGGTGTTCAATTGGATCTCTACCTGAGAACACTAGTTGAGTCAGCTAGCCTGGTTTTCTAGTGTATGTGCTGTAGCCAACTCTTCTGTTGTCATGCCAGACAGCTTTGGTATAACAGTGAATAAACAGAGAGGAGTTTGCTAATCGCACAAACAGACTGGACCACATGGCTACTAGTTGACCACAACTCTGGTGCCGAGCGTGTTGGGGAAAAAGTAGCAAGAGTTGATGTAATATACACTTCTACCAAATGTGCTTTATACACAAGAGTATGTCCATGCTTTGTTTAGCATTGTGATTCGTTTTTAACTTCCCTGGGTTGTGTTTCctatgaatacattctgaagtcAATTGCACTTCCAATTTATAGCTGGAGATACATCATGTGTTTCAGGAGTTGCCAAATGGCTAGAATCCATTATTGGTCATTCTTTTATTTCTCCTATATTtgtttcacatactataaaaaataaaaaggactGTTTTTGAATTGAAAAAGTATGACTATCTGACAAATGactaatacaatttaaaaaatcacAAATACTGGTTTGTTTTGTTAAAATAACTGCACTGTATGCAACAGTAATGACCCAACTCATCATTTAGATGTACATGTACATTATACaattctttatttt containing:
- the LOC121550814 gene encoding U11/U12 small nuclear ribonucleoprotein 25 kDa protein-like, which produces MMGEETQSLHLDKGLSVKEEELGQAEGKMSQVEDAQPEEVEEEDEEEDEEALPHSEFLDIFEEGLARLVQDPLLCDLPIQVTLEEVNSQVALEYGQAMTVRVCKADGEVMPIVVVQNATVLDLKKAIQRFMELKQQREGGVKHVSWRYVWRTFHLVFQGEKLDDDKMKLKDYGIRNRDEVTFMKRLRKK
- the LOC121550816 gene encoding DNA-directed RNA polymerase III subunit RPC10, encoding MLLFCPTCGNVLIVEEGQKCYRFACNTCPYVHNITRKVNNRKYPKLKEVDDVLGGAAAWENVDSTPEKCPKCEHPRAFFMQIQTRSADEPMTTFYKCCNYECGHRWRD